One Candidatus Taylorbacteria bacterium genomic window, GATCTTGGAGGAATTACCTGTCATGCTGCAATTGTTGCAAGAGAGCTGAAGAAGCCCTGTATCATAGGCACAAAAATCGCGACGAAGGTTTTGAAAGACGGCGACATGATCGAGGTAGATGCCGATAATGGAATTGTTAGAATAATTAAATAAATCCTTACATACTCTAGTATGTAAGGATGTTTTTTGGGACCAACTATTTGTTTAAATGAATTTGCTTGACTACGTCAACGAGTTTGAGAAGTTCCTTACTCGCTGTGACCTTATATTTTTTTTGTATATGCAGATTCTTGAAGGCATCGGGAAGTTTTCTAAGCTCGCTCTCAAGTCTTACTTTGATTTCATCGAGATTATCTATTTTTATCAGGGCTTTGCCCTTGCTTACCACTTCTTTCAATAATGCCTCCCCAAGATTTTCATTTTCTAATCCGATAATGTCTCCGGCCATCTTGCCTTGCTTGTACGTTCTGAAAACCTGCTTCCTTCCCGGGTAACTTTCTTTTCCCTTTGTAAGTTTTGCCTTGAGCTCAATTTCTCCGTTTTGATGCGTGAGCTCAGCCATTTTGTAAACTGCTTCAAGTTTAGGACTGTCGATAACATTTCCAACTGCCGTTCCGCAGAAGTAGAGATCAATCGGCGTCTTTCTTTTTACCATTTTGTCCACAATGTACTCGTCCAAGTTGCTCATAACCTGTATGCCTATTTTTTTTAGTCCCGCCTTGTCCAATTTATTTCTTGCCCATCTCGCCCGCTTTTCTATGTCACCCGAGTCAATAGTAATCATAAGTTTTGCCATGCCGAAATCGGTGACTTTTCTCGCCTCCTCAATAAAAATCTTCAGGCCATTTTCAATCTCATAGGTGTCAATCATGACAAATACCGAATCACATTTTTTTAGAATGTTGTCGAAAAAATATCGAAAAGCTTCACGCTCGGAGCCGAATGATTTAATGAATGCGTGATTAATGTTTGCCCCAATTTTCCCCGAAGGTTTGTATTGAGGAAATTTTTTATAAAAAAGGGGAGTATATTGCGGACTGCCCAAAATATAGGCCTCTCGAATGTTCCAGAGTCCCTGCTCAAAGCCGGGCAGGCGGACAACCGTTCCGGACATGTATTTATCATTTCCGGTTGCCATTTTGACCCTCGTCATTTTCGTGAGTAGTCTTACGGGATAGCTCAAAACGTTCATCATAAAAGCAGTCAGAATATTAGCTTCTCCGAGCGGAGCGGTAATGCGGATAATCGGCTCTCCTGGAAAAAAGATTGTGCCATCGAGCATGGCGAAAACGCTCCCTGTGAATTTGAAATTGCGGTAATACTTTTCGACCTCTGGAGAATCAATGAGGCCTATCTCCTTCATAATCCTAATTCCTTCTTCGTCGAATCTATAGTGAGTGAGAATGTCGATAAACCGCTCAAGACCGTTCATCACATAAAAGCTCCATGGGGAAGCAAGTTCTCGAACAACGAGGTCGTACGTCGCGGTATCGTTTACAATTCCTCGCTTGATCCACGTCAAATTGCCCACGAAAATATTGTTGTATTCGAGGAGGGGAATGTCGGTTTCGTCGATTTGGTACGTTTTAAGCATGGGTGCGGCTATGTTGGCCGAGGTAAGAATAATTATGTCCGAGAACGCACTGCTTTGTCAAATAAAAAAAGAACCGAACGCGCGTTCGGCTCCTGTGACTATTGATGAAAGCTTCTCATGACCCAGTCGGCGGCCCTAAGAGGAGTTTCGACGACCCGGATGAAAGGTTCGACTTCCTGGGGAAGCCATCCCCATCCTCGAAAAGTGGAGAGCATTGTCTCTCCCCACGGTCCTTTTGAGTCTGGGGGACAGAGAAGCGCGGCACGCTTTTCAATCCCATTTTTGAGCCAGCGTTTTGCCATCAGGTTGACGTAGGTGAGGAACTCAACTCCCGTACCCTGGCTTCCTTCGGCTCCGAATACGAAATCGTCCGCCTCCAAGAGATGCCCGAGACGCGCCCCGAATGCGACTTCATCAGATAGCTTCGTGTTCGAGTTTATGGCATTTTTACGACTGAGGAGGAACTGCTGAAGAGTGTCGCAATTCACTTGCTTCGTGAGGAAGTCATTTCCGGGCATCCCCCACAATGTGAAGCCGGTGCATGTTCCGCCAGCTTCCGTCGCTCCCAATGCCGGCGCCTCCATTCCGGAGCCCCCATAAGCACCGGTATAAATGTGAATTCCCCTCATAGCGAGGATTGCCGCCGTTTCTGACATGGCCCCGTACACGACTTCTCCTTTCTTCCCGCTCCCACTTCCGCAGAACGCCACAGTTTTATTATCTTCCACAACTGTCCTTTCGTTTGGCCACCACTGGCCGTGTTTTTGGTTTTACCGATTTGTACTGAGTCGCATTATACAATTACACTATACATAAGTCAACTTCTATTTATATTGACATTCATTAGTATATTATTATAATAGGCATGTTACACACTAATATAGAATAACTATGACTCAAAAAGTTATACAAATTGGAAGTTCAGCGGGTATCACGATACCTAAAAAATCACTTAAGGAACTTGGTCTCAAAATCGGAGACGATGTGCGTGTGGACGTTGATCCAAAAAAAAGGAAAGTAGTAATTGAAGTGGGTGATTCTCCACAGTCGGAAGTTGTTGAATGGACGGATTTGTTCATTCATAGATACAGCAAGGCGTTAAAAGCGTTGGCAAATAAATAATTCATGATCCGTTATCTGACTTCTGAGGAAGTTCTTATTATTCATGCGAGAATTGTTGATGCGACAGGTGGTTTGCATGGTGTTCGAGATATTTCTCGAATCGCTTCAATGATTGAGAGGCCAAAGCAGCAATTTGGCGGGGAGGATTTGTACCCGACATTGTTCCTGAAGTCCGCAGTGTATTTTGAGGTTTCGGCATATCACCATCCGTTTGTTGATGGCAACAAGCGAACAGCTATTGCCCTCGGTGCGCGATTTCTGTTCCTAAACGGATATGATTTAGCAACGACTGACGAAAATCTTGAGGAGTTTGTAATTGAATGTGTCATAAAAAAGAATGATTTACAAGTGATTGCCAAATGGTTCGAAAAACATTCACGGAAAATTTTGAGGAGGAAGAAAAGTTGAAGTGTGTTGAATTTCCCTATATACTTTGTGGATATGAAATACGATATAAAAGACATCGGACTTGCGGAGGAAGGCAAAAGGCGAATTGATTGGGCGGAAAGAGACAT contains:
- a CDS encoding type II toxin-antitoxin system death-on-curing family toxin — translated: MIRYLTSEEVLIIHARIVDATGGLHGVRDISRIASMIERPKQQFGGEDLYPTLFLKSAVYFEVSAYHHPFVDGNKRTAIALGARFLFLNGYDLATTDENLEEFVIECVIKKNDLQVIAKWFEKHSRKILRRKKS
- a CDS encoding AbrB/MazE/SpoVT family DNA-binding domain-containing protein yields the protein MTQKVIQIGSSAGITIPKKSLKELGLKIGDDVRVDVDPKKRKVVIEVGDSPQSEVVEWTDLFIHRYSKALKALANK